The following are from one region of the Phycisphaeraceae bacterium genome:
- a CDS encoding type II secretion system protein GspG has product MASSLASRRRHPSPVVRAFTLLELMLVLVILGVLATVAAIAVTGQADTARENATKTSIQTIERALRAFYVQTGAYPTTAEQLQPLIPRFLEKEPLDGWKRPFVYFHPGQQGREYEIISKGKDGEYGTADDIRSWEIQ; this is encoded by the coding sequence ATGGCTTCCTCACTCGCGTCCCGTCGTCGTCACCCCTCCCCCGTCGTTCGCGCGTTCACGCTGCTCGAGCTGATGCTCGTGCTCGTGATCCTGGGCGTCCTCGCCACGGTCGCGGCGATCGCCGTCACCGGCCAGGCCGACACGGCGCGCGAGAACGCCACAAAGACCAGCATCCAGACCATCGAGCGCGCGCTGCGCGCTTTCTATGTGCAGACCGGGGCGTATCCGACGACCGCCGAGCAGCTCCAGCCGCTCATCCCTCGCTTCCTTGAGAAAGAGCCGCTCGACGGCTGGAAGAGGCCGTTCGTCTACTTCCACCCCGGCCAGCAGGGGCGCGAGTACGAGATCATCAGCAAGGGCAAAGACGGCGAGTACGGCACGGCGGACGACATCCGCTCGTGGGAGATCCAGTGA
- a CDS encoding type II secretion system F family protein: MAAPSATPNPFFFVAATPMGARKMGVRAAPNEPVLSEILRKEQLLLLRAWKLPRWAQTSESLTIPTSDAMAMNDQLSTLLPRGVPLIEAMEVVATVVKPATKTRVDKIREQVTSGASFADACRRVGGFDEVTIAVYRAAERAGDLGGAAERLADSARRSLAISRKAITLLIYPVVVLAISVVVVLGMLSLVVPRIGDALSEAGVTLPWFSAIVFSVGGWCRGNIFWIILALLTTVVLGVAMRRQLLAVFLRAIRVLPAVANLQLAIESTRFFAVMAAMSKSGVPIAEALATTTPSIAHPKLREQLETMRRKLVEGGLLRTLLDEVTALPVATRRLLVAAERGGDLEEAFDSLAGDMAEEVDTRADRLLALLEPAIIVVMFAIIGALLLAIMIPLITLSGSAGSQL, from the coding sequence ATGGCCGCCCCGAGCGCGACTCCCAACCCGTTCTTCTTCGTCGCCGCCACGCCCATGGGCGCGCGCAAGATGGGGGTGCGCGCCGCGCCGAACGAGCCCGTCCTGTCGGAGATCCTGCGCAAGGAGCAGCTCCTGCTGCTGCGCGCCTGGAAGCTGCCCAGATGGGCCCAGACCAGCGAGTCGCTCACCATCCCGACCTCGGACGCGATGGCGATGAACGACCAGCTCTCCACGCTGCTGCCCCGCGGCGTGCCGCTGATCGAAGCCATGGAGGTCGTCGCGACCGTCGTCAAACCGGCCACGAAGACGCGCGTCGACAAGATCCGCGAGCAGGTGACGAGCGGAGCGAGCTTCGCCGACGCCTGCCGCCGGGTCGGCGGGTTCGACGAGGTGACCATCGCGGTGTACCGCGCCGCGGAGCGCGCCGGCGACCTGGGCGGCGCCGCGGAGCGCCTGGCCGACTCGGCGCGCCGGAGTCTGGCGATCAGCCGCAAGGCGATCACGCTGCTGATCTACCCGGTCGTCGTGCTGGCGATCAGCGTGGTGGTGGTGCTGGGGATGCTGTCGCTGGTGGTCCCGCGCATCGGCGACGCGCTGAGCGAAGCGGGCGTGACGCTCCCCTGGTTCTCGGCGATTGTCTTCAGCGTCGGAGGGTGGTGCCGCGGGAACATCTTCTGGATCATTCTCGCGCTGCTGACCACCGTGGTGCTGGGCGTCGCGATGCGCCGCCAGCTTCTGGCGGTGTTCCTGCGCGCGATCCGGGTTCTCCCGGCGGTGGCGAACCTGCAGCTGGCGATCGAGAGCACGCGGTTCTTCGCCGTCATGGCCGCGATGAGCAAGTCGGGCGTGCCCATCGCCGAGGCGCTGGCGACGACGACGCCCTCGATCGCGCACCCGAAGCTGCGCGAGCAGCTCGAGACGATGCGTCGCAAGCTCGTCGAGGGCGGGCTGCTGCGCACGCTGCTGGACGAGGTGACCGCCCTGCCGGTGGCGACCCGGCGCCTCCTGGTCGCCGCGGAGCGAGGGGGCGACCTGGAGGAGGCGTTCGATTCTCTGGCCGGCGACATGGCGGAAGAGGTCGACACCCGCGCCGACCGGCTTCTGGCGCTCCTGGAGCCGGCGATCATCGTCGTGATGTTCGCGATCATCGGGGCGCTCCTGCTGGCGATCATGATCCCGCTCATCACCCTCAGCGGCAGCGCCGGGAGCCAGCTGTGA
- a CDS encoding peptide chain release factor-like protein produces MKGERDWVEKVFGPLNELEAAAGPHPSSLDDDTILSQCVFDRQKTGGPGGQHRNKVETAVVLTHSPTGIHAKAAERRSVVENKRVALFRLRVRIAVEFRTRVPLGDPRSALWKSRVKDGKIALNPEHRDFPAMLAEAMDVLAASNWEPKDAGLRLEVTPSQLIKLLKDEPTAMVRLNEERAKRGLHGLH; encoded by the coding sequence ATGAAGGGCGAACGCGACTGGGTGGAGAAGGTGTTCGGGCCTCTCAACGAGTTGGAGGCCGCGGCGGGCCCGCACCCGTCGTCGCTCGACGACGACACCATCCTGTCGCAGTGCGTCTTCGACCGCCAGAAAACCGGCGGGCCCGGGGGCCAGCACCGCAACAAGGTCGAGACGGCGGTCGTGCTCACGCACAGCCCCACCGGCATCCACGCCAAGGCCGCGGAGCGCCGGAGCGTGGTCGAGAACAAGCGCGTCGCGCTGTTCCGCCTGCGAGTGCGCATCGCGGTGGAGTTCCGCACGCGCGTGCCCCTGGGCGACCCGCGCTCGGCGCTGTGGAAGAGCCGCGTGAAAGACGGGAAGATCGCGCTGAACCCCGAGCACCGCGATTTCCCGGCGATGCTGGCCGAGGCGATGGATGTGCTCGCCGCCAGCAACTGGGAGCCCAAGGACGCCGGCCTGCGCCTGGAAGTCACGCCCAGCCAGTTGATCAAACTGCTGAAGGACGAGCCGACGGCGATGGTGCGCCTGAACGAAGAGCGCGCGAAGCGCGGGCTGCACGGGCTTCATTAA
- a CDS encoding ABC transporter substrate-binding protein produces MRVASLLPSATETLSFVGGSDLLVGRSHECDFPVGLDHLPILTAQIVDFHQSGGSSGVDQAVRRALSACASQTDHPSGLPSGGGGLPESDDGWIAQGGLYKLNARLLRDLRPDVILTQDLCEVCSIDLNTVQAVAATMDPVPTIVSLNPTTFEHVLDDCYRVADAVGLSAQGEERVARLRERYFRAANFVNPFTQGPRVVFLEWTDPVFIGGHWTPQLIERAGASHPLNPTVAMEGAGAGEGQQAAFRVAGKSIRVPTDAIEAIRPEVIIVCPCGLDLNTVREETAKIAREPWFANTPAARSGRVALVDGNQMFNRPGPRLVDAFEFLVGYLNDIPSLIPEGFPWERWG; encoded by the coding sequence ATGCGAGTCGCCAGTCTGCTGCCCTCGGCCACTGAGACGCTCTCTTTCGTGGGCGGTTCCGATCTTCTCGTCGGTCGCTCGCACGAGTGCGATTTCCCCGTGGGGCTGGATCACCTCCCGATCCTCACCGCCCAGATCGTCGACTTCCACCAGTCCGGAGGATCGTCAGGGGTGGACCAGGCCGTCCGCCGCGCACTTTCTGCCTGCGCGTCACAGACCGACCACCCCTCCGGCTTGCCATCCGGGGGTGGGGGTCTCCCCGAATCCGACGACGGCTGGATCGCCCAGGGCGGGCTCTACAAACTCAACGCCCGGCTGCTGCGCGACCTGCGCCCCGATGTCATCCTCACACAGGATCTCTGCGAGGTCTGCTCGATCGACCTGAACACCGTTCAGGCCGTCGCCGCGACGATGGACCCCGTCCCGACGATCGTCTCGCTCAACCCGACGACCTTCGAGCATGTGCTCGACGACTGCTACCGTGTCGCCGACGCCGTGGGGCTGTCGGCGCAGGGCGAGGAGCGCGTGGCTCGGCTGCGCGAGCGCTATTTCCGGGCCGCGAACTTCGTGAACCCGTTCACGCAGGGCCCGCGCGTCGTGTTCCTCGAGTGGACCGACCCGGTGTTCATCGGCGGGCACTGGACGCCGCAACTCATCGAGCGCGCCGGCGCGAGCCACCCGCTGAACCCGACCGTCGCGATGGAAGGCGCCGGCGCAGGCGAGGGCCAGCAGGCCGCGTTCCGCGTCGCGGGGAAATCGATCCGCGTGCCGACAGACGCGATCGAAGCGATCCGCCCCGAGGTCATCATCGTGTGCCCGTGCGGGCTCGACCTGAACACGGTGCGCGAAGAGACAGCGAAGATCGCGCGCGAGCCCTGGTTCGCGAACACGCCCGCGGCGCGCAGCGGGCGCGTCGCGCTCGTCGACGGCAACCAGATGTTCAACCGCCCCGGCCCGCGCCTGGTCGACGCGTTCGAGTTTCTCGTTGGATACCTCAACGACATCCCCTCGCTGATCCCGGAGGGGTTCCCGTGGGAGCGGTGGGGGTGA
- a CDS encoding type II/IV secretion system protein, with translation MSDTPTNLASPSDPGATPPARAHTGLYGAMQVRDEHLRALASVPGADEEPWDALLSTMGMDEHGALQAIANRCALPFDSEPLSHPSSTAFFEKVPADVARQHQIAGLHTDGKTMTVVTSQPMQPAVFAAVERMLGMPITIVLSPRAQVANLINRGYEQKQDLVTEIVEDIPLDENALQKAAGSIGSGTDLLQLARQTPVIRLVNMILFEALRRRASDIHIHPLDGKLLIRFRVDGMLIDAFTPPPSLGPAISSRIKVMAELDIANRHSPQDGQTMVRVGSRKIDIRVSCIPTIYGERIVLRLLDQSQTQLTLGAVGMTEEMQQGFLSLVNRPNGMILVTGPTGSGKTTSLYSALERIDRTSRNVMTIEDPVEYHLENVSQMQVNPKRGVTFAAGLRSLLRQDPDVILVGEIRDAETAQLAIQASLTGHLVLATLHTNDAPSAISRLEDIGVEPYMINSSLLAVMAQRLLRRVCKACVGTGRIGGVRCEKCLGTGYSGRVAVYEIMTMTDELRAATAKSADAVTIREVALAQGFKPMRDDAMLKVRQGLTTEEEIRRVLD, from the coding sequence GTGAGCGACACCCCCACCAACCTCGCCAGCCCCAGCGACCCGGGCGCAACGCCCCCGGCGCGCGCACACACCGGGCTCTACGGCGCGATGCAGGTGCGCGACGAGCACCTGCGCGCCCTCGCGTCCGTCCCCGGCGCTGACGAAGAGCCCTGGGACGCGCTCCTCTCCACCATGGGCATGGACGAGCACGGCGCGCTGCAGGCCATCGCCAACCGCTGCGCGCTGCCCTTCGACAGCGAGCCCCTCTCGCACCCCTCGTCGACCGCCTTCTTCGAGAAGGTCCCGGCGGATGTCGCGCGTCAGCACCAGATCGCCGGCCTGCACACCGACGGCAAGACCATGACCGTCGTGACCTCGCAGCCCATGCAGCCGGCGGTCTTCGCCGCCGTCGAGCGCATGCTGGGCATGCCCATCACGATCGTGCTCTCGCCTCGCGCGCAGGTCGCGAACCTGATCAACCGCGGCTACGAGCAGAAGCAGGACCTCGTGACCGAGATCGTCGAGGACATCCCCCTCGACGAGAACGCGCTGCAGAAGGCCGCCGGCAGCATCGGCAGCGGGACCGACCTCCTCCAGCTCGCGCGCCAGACGCCGGTGATCCGGCTCGTCAACATGATCCTCTTCGAGGCGCTGCGCCGGCGCGCGAGCGACATCCACATCCACCCCCTCGACGGGAAGCTGCTCATCCGCTTCCGCGTCGACGGCATGCTGATCGACGCGTTCACGCCCCCCCCCTCGCTCGGGCCGGCGATCTCGTCGCGTATCAAGGTCATGGCCGAGCTCGACATCGCCAACCGCCACTCGCCCCAGGACGGGCAGACGATGGTGCGCGTCGGCTCGCGCAAGATCGACATCCGCGTGTCGTGCATCCCCACGATCTACGGCGAGCGCATCGTCCTGCGACTCCTCGACCAGAGCCAGACGCAGCTCACGCTGGGCGCCGTCGGCATGACCGAGGAGATGCAGCAGGGCTTCCTCTCGCTGGTCAACCGGCCGAACGGGATGATCCTGGTCACCGGCCCCACCGGCAGCGGCAAGACGACCTCGCTCTATTCGGCGCTCGAGCGGATCGACCGCACCAGCCGCAATGTCATGACCATCGAGGACCCGGTCGAGTACCACCTCGAGAACGTCAGCCAGATGCAGGTGAACCCCAAGCGCGGCGTGACCTTCGCCGCCGGGCTGCGCTCCCTTCTGCGTCAGGACCCCGACGTGATCCTGGTGGGTGAGATCCGCGACGCCGAGACGGCGCAGCTCGCGATCCAGGCGTCGCTCACGGGCCACCTGGTGCTGGCGACGCTGCACACCAACGACGCCCCCAGCGCGATCTCGCGCCTCGAGGACATCGGCGTCGAGCCCTACATGATCAACTCGTCGCTGCTCGCGGTGATGGCGCAGCGACTGCTCCGGCGCGTCTGCAAGGCGTGCGTCGGGACGGGGCGCATCGGGGGCGTGCGCTGCGAGAAGTGCCTGGGGACGGGCTATTCCGGGCGCGTCGCTGTCTATGAGATCATGACCATGACCGACGAGCTGCGCGCCGCGACCGCCAAGAGCGCCGACGCCGTCACCATCCGCGAGGTCGCCCTCGCGCAGGGCTTCAAGCCGATGCGCGACGACGCGATGCTCAAGGTCCGACAGGGACTGACGACCGAGGAAGAGATCCGTCGCGTGCTCGACTGA
- the tsaD gene encoding tRNA (adenosine(37)-N6)-threonylcarbamoyltransferase complex transferase subunit TsaD: MTLILGIETSCDETAASVVRDGSLVLSNVVASQYELHEEYGGVVPEIASRAHLERIAPVVRSALRDAGVTMNDLDAVAVGNRPGLIGSLVVGVAAAKALAWASGKALIGVDHVHAHLVAADLRDSEDEPDALTEYPALGLVVSGGHTTLYRVDSPLEITRLGSTIDDAIGEAYDKCAAMLGLPQPGGPSVDALAQRGDDRAHDFPVSRLAPESLDFSFSGLKTAVLYTVRGQPARDAQGQMRFERTSDDLNEQEKADICASFQRAAVRAVILKMERAMDSFRGPEEDPSPRPSPQRGEGAGERPSPCPLPRAGGGKDSCRSIVIGGGVSANSRLRDEAQALAKRRGLALRVPKMKYCMDNAAMIAALAHHRLLAGETDDLSLAAAPTAAR, translated from the coding sequence GTGACGCTCATTCTCGGGATCGAGACCAGTTGCGACGAGACCGCCGCGAGCGTGGTCCGCGACGGGTCACTCGTGCTGTCCAATGTCGTCGCGTCGCAGTACGAACTCCACGAGGAATACGGCGGCGTCGTGCCCGAGATCGCCAGCCGCGCGCACCTCGAACGCATCGCGCCCGTCGTACGCAGCGCGCTGCGCGACGCGGGCGTCACGATGAACGACCTCGACGCCGTCGCCGTCGGCAACCGGCCCGGGCTCATCGGTTCGCTCGTCGTGGGCGTCGCGGCGGCGAAGGCCCTCGCGTGGGCGAGCGGGAAGGCGCTGATCGGCGTGGACCATGTCCACGCGCACCTCGTCGCCGCTGACCTGCGCGACAGTGAGGACGAGCCGGACGCGCTCACCGAGTATCCCGCGCTGGGTTTGGTCGTCAGCGGCGGGCACACCACGCTCTACCGCGTCGACTCGCCCCTCGAGATCACGCGCCTCGGCTCCACCATCGACGACGCCATCGGCGAGGCCTACGACAAGTGCGCCGCGATGCTCGGGCTCCCACAGCCGGGAGGCCCCTCGGTCGACGCCCTCGCGCAGCGCGGCGACGACCGCGCGCACGACTTCCCGGTCAGCCGGCTCGCGCCCGAGTCCCTCGACTTCTCCTTCAGCGGGCTCAAGACCGCTGTCCTCTACACCGTGCGCGGCCAGCCGGCGCGCGACGCGCAGGGGCAGATGCGCTTCGAGCGCACCAGCGACGACCTGAACGAGCAAGAGAAAGCGGATATCTGCGCGAGTTTCCAGCGCGCGGCGGTGCGCGCCGTGATCCTCAAGATGGAGCGGGCGATGGATTCGTTCCGGGGGCCGGAAGAAGACCCCTCACCCCGGCCCTCTCCCCAGAGGGGAGAGGGGGCGGGAGAAAGACCCTCCCCCTGCCCGCTCCCGCGAGCGGGAGGGGGGAAAGACTCTTGCCGCTCGATCGTGATCGGGGGCGGGGTGTCGGCGAACTCGCGCCTGCGCGACGAGGCGCAGGCGCTGGCGAAGCGGCGCGGGCTGGCGCTGCGCGTGCCGAAGATGAAGTACTGCATGGACAACGCCGCGATGATCGCGGCACTGGCGCATCACCGGCTTCTCGCCGGGGAAACCGACGATTTATCGCTCGCCGCCGCCCCGACCGCGGCGCGATGA